In Pyxidicoccus trucidator, a genomic segment contains:
- a CDS encoding serine/threonine protein kinase, with product MRSPPFHPDQLVPDSQVGPWRVVASLGAGGFGRVFKVERGGRFYSLKMALRPAGPHAAEEEDVDGRLAHEVAALLACAPHPNLPRLHAVDRWPEPPDGYLYFVTDYIDGETFHEWRWRVKPTAAHLLSVFTEVVRVVADLHRRGMHHRDLKGDNLLIRREDERPFLIDLGTVRMPGATTLTVGVAPASPHLLPPECVAFLREGAWQNGAHFDAGVPGDLYALGALLYEALTDGYAFDPKLPYDRLLPAIELVAPRAPHVVNPKVPRALGEVAMRLLAKRPEDRYPGTEALLQALWDVAKEKRQPAWRVSLDRPPEVDSQGPGAETPRVRMVPELGRAPLESLKPPEPTASTDPAPTTQHEPQTQPPIVSGLETSPPPLDAGEVVPPRASPPSKRVGRRAAVALGAGVLLVLGFVAFGLPRLSQPPGGVAAPVPPPPEKGSPTVTSRAPSSPDASPLAAVPPSADAGSSQDAGLLASAPVSEPSARAAAAPPPPRTPSASRSMSKAAAAACVGLACAGAPKIYAEAPQKDCPPEVVKWMNDQGFTVGKAMGTESSLTLHLDRGAPAPVPPEGPLVVLAYNDFEGTGRNPTPFPAGSRLLGQAFRGKDRLYGWLTELETPDGKRYPICGNLVNPWARLNEEMGIPYLPSSTPEKPMMDPYSAVITARRFGVWK from the coding sequence CTGGGCGCCGGAGGCTTCGGCCGGGTCTTCAAGGTGGAGCGGGGCGGGCGGTTCTACTCGCTGAAGATGGCGCTCCGTCCGGCCGGGCCGCATGCCGCGGAGGAGGAGGACGTCGACGGGCGGCTGGCGCACGAGGTGGCCGCGCTGCTGGCCTGCGCACCGCACCCGAACCTCCCCCGGTTGCACGCGGTGGACCGCTGGCCCGAGCCGCCCGACGGCTACCTGTACTTCGTCACCGACTACATCGACGGAGAGACGTTCCACGAGTGGCGCTGGCGGGTGAAGCCCACGGCGGCGCACCTGCTCTCCGTGTTCACGGAGGTGGTGCGCGTGGTGGCGGACCTGCACCGGCGTGGAATGCACCACCGCGACTTGAAGGGCGACAACCTGCTCATCCGCCGTGAGGACGAGCGGCCATTCCTCATCGACCTGGGCACGGTGCGGATGCCGGGGGCGACGACGCTGACGGTGGGCGTGGCGCCGGCCTCGCCCCACCTGCTGCCGCCCGAGTGCGTGGCCTTCCTTCGTGAGGGCGCCTGGCAGAACGGCGCGCACTTCGACGCGGGTGTGCCGGGGGACCTCTACGCGCTGGGCGCGCTGTTGTACGAGGCGCTCACGGACGGCTACGCGTTCGACCCGAAGCTCCCGTACGACAGGCTGTTGCCGGCGATTGAATTGGTGGCGCCGCGAGCGCCCCACGTGGTGAACCCGAAGGTGCCGCGCGCCCTGGGCGAGGTCGCCATGCGGCTCCTGGCGAAGCGTCCCGAGGACCGCTATCCGGGAACGGAGGCCCTGCTCCAGGCGCTCTGGGACGTGGCCAAGGAGAAGCGCCAGCCCGCGTGGCGGGTGTCGCTGGACCGGCCTCCCGAGGTGGACTCGCAGGGCCCGGGGGCGGAGACGCCGCGCGTGCGGATGGTGCCGGAGCTCGGCCGCGCGCCACTGGAGTCCCTGAAGCCCCCGGAGCCCACCGCCTCCACGGACCCCGCGCCCACCACCCAGCACGAGCCCCAGACACAGCCGCCCATCGTGAGCGGCCTGGAGACCTCGCCGCCGCCCCTCGACGCCGGGGAGGTGGTTCCCCCGCGGGCCTCGCCGCCCTCGAAGCGGGTGGGGCGCCGTGCAGCCGTGGCGCTCGGTGCGGGCGTGCTGTTGGTCCTTGGCTTCGTGGCCTTCGGGCTGCCCCGTCTCTCTCAACCACCGGGGGGCGTGGCGGCGCCAGTTCCTCCACCCCCCGAGAAAGGAAGTCCCACTGTGACGAGCCGTGCTCCGAGTTCCCCTGATGCATCCCCCCTGGCGGCGGTGCCGCCCTCCGCGGACGCGGGATCGTCCCAGGACGCGGGCCTGCTGGCCTCAGCGCCGGTATCGGAACCCTCGGCACGCGCAGCCGCCGCACCGCCTCCGCCGAGGACTCCCTCCGCGAGTCGTTCCATGAGCAAGGCCGCGGCCGCGGCTTGCGTCGGCCTGGCCTGTGCAGGTGCGCCCAAGATCTACGCCGAAGCTCCGCAGAAGGATTGCCCGCCGGAGGTCGTCAAGTGGATGAACGACCAGGGCTTCACCGTCGGCAAGGCGATGGGAACCGAGAGTTCGCTCACGCTCCATTTGGACAGGGGCGCCCCGGCACCGGTGCCGCCAGAGGGGCCCCTGGTGGTCCTCGCCTACAATGACTTCGAGGGTACCGGGAGAAACCCCACGCCCTTCCCGGCGGGAAGCCGACTGCTCGGACAGGCCTTCCGCGGGAAGGACCGTCTCTATGGGTGGCTGACGGAGCTGGAGACGCCTGACGGCAAGCGCTACCCCATATGTGGCAACCTGGTGAACCCCTGGGCCAGGTTGAATGAGGAGATGGGGATTCCTTATCTCCCCTCCAGTACGCCGGAAAAGCCAATGATGGACCCATACTCGGCCGTGATAACTGCAAGGCGTTTCGGAGTCTGGAAGTAA
- a CDS encoding DUF2381 family protein — MSVSSPAIVMTCMLLLAPAADAAAPDMQQVAVGVRRVELRDARESLPEVHIGPGLSTTVLFDSPIRPDELVLEGRERFQRLGLSDDHLVLIPSATFRQGERLRLEVRFSDGAAPERAALSLVVDAARVDRQVELYRRPRTAESYRQEVEALKAAMARLQQEVERLPVPGATAVGGASWATTVAQVEEVEARQLPYLSVAVSAPVSVRAVWSLRLRQHWQALRVKLHANPGAWMPTGASLRDEQGRFVNVLAPWAQVVVAHRVPQHNEPQIVVVALEDVAAFRPGGYTLKLWDEGTGQSVTFEGLQVP, encoded by the coding sequence TTGTCCGTCTCGTCGCCTGCCATCGTGATGACCTGCATGCTGTTGCTGGCGCCTGCTGCTGACGCCGCTGCGCCCGACATGCAGCAGGTTGCCGTCGGCGTGCGCCGTGTCGAGCTGCGGGACGCGAGGGAGTCACTGCCCGAAGTCCATATCGGCCCGGGACTCTCCACCACGGTGCTCTTCGACTCACCGATTCGCCCCGATGAGCTGGTGCTGGAAGGCCGTGAGCGCTTCCAGCGACTGGGGCTGTCTGACGACCACCTGGTGCTCATTCCCTCCGCCACCTTCCGGCAGGGTGAGCGGTTGCGGTTGGAGGTCCGGTTCTCGGATGGCGCAGCTCCGGAGCGGGCCGCGCTCTCGCTGGTGGTCGATGCCGCCCGGGTCGACCGCCAGGTCGAGCTCTATCGCCGTCCCCGTACCGCGGAGTCCTATCGCCAGGAAGTCGAGGCGCTGAAGGCCGCGATGGCGCGGCTTCAGCAGGAGGTGGAGCGGCTTCCGGTACCCGGCGCCACGGCTGTCGGTGGTGCCTCCTGGGCGACGACGGTCGCGCAGGTGGAGGAAGTCGAAGCGAGGCAACTGCCCTACCTGAGCGTGGCCGTCTCTGCCCCCGTCTCCGTCAGGGCGGTCTGGAGCCTTCGACTGCGTCAGCACTGGCAGGCCCTGCGAGTGAAGTTGCATGCAAATCCGGGAGCCTGGATGCCAACAGGCGCTTCCCTGCGGGACGAGCAGGGACGGTTTGTGAACGTATTGGCCCCCTGGGCGCAGGTCGTCGTGGCGCACAGGGTGCCTCAACACAACGAGCCTCAAATCGTTGTAGTTGCGTTGGAGGATGTGGCCGCGTTCCGACCGGGCGGCTACACCCTCAAGCTGTGGGACGAGGGCACCGGGCAATCGGTGACGTTCGAAGGCCTCCAGGTCCCGTGA
- a CDS encoding type VI immunity family protein, which translates to MIERYPRIRIHSEAGSVLVRDGLTIRFFMHHSHQEFAPTLVAALDAFIQAVGPQTLAWYPDMEGDWRRLDDRCWEHTRKELLESRSPYITLANRPDGAADFQFEYTGVSHDETGPFDEPGRACDARFWLSTEFLEQHGPGHVRDLAMKLGATLPFHSGYTSLSINALHQLLGVTRHVRRVCFRYPGMDVLNDSVYRSIGTRVPGAYWLTFLGQPVLGELGGVAGLRSRLSSPGTTVQQLEGDRAVVTLGEWPQAGNVEAGEGLPAYRELARVLEPWLYHDTSSVYNQDFPPEDKLRWERRFLD; encoded by the coding sequence ATGATTGAGCGATACCCAAGAATCCGGATCCATTCAGAAGCTGGCAGCGTCCTCGTCCGGGATGGACTCACCATCCGGTTCTTCATGCATCACTCCCACCAAGAGTTCGCACCCACCCTGGTTGCTGCTCTGGACGCGTTCATTCAGGCCGTGGGGCCACAAACCCTTGCATGGTACCCAGACATGGAGGGTGACTGGCGGCGACTGGATGACCGGTGTTGGGAGCACACCAGGAAGGAGTTGCTCGAATCAAGGTCTCCGTACATCACACTGGCCAACAGACCCGATGGAGCAGCCGACTTCCAGTTCGAGTACACGGGCGTATCGCATGACGAGACAGGCCCATTCGATGAACCTGGACGGGCATGCGATGCACGGTTCTGGCTGTCGACGGAATTCCTCGAGCAGCATGGGCCGGGGCATGTGCGCGACCTGGCAATGAAGCTGGGCGCGACCCTGCCATTTCATTCAGGCTACACAAGCCTCTCCATCAATGCGCTTCACCAACTCCTGGGCGTCACCAGGCACGTTCGACGCGTCTGTTTCCGCTATCCGGGTATGGACGTTCTCAATGACTCCGTTTATCGGAGCATCGGCACCCGGGTTCCCGGGGCGTACTGGCTGACGTTCCTGGGGCAGCCGGTGCTGGGGGAGCTGGGCGGCGTGGCGGGGCTACGCTCCCGACTGTCATCACCCGGCACCACAGTGCAGCAGTTGGAGGGAGACCGCGCCGTCGTCACGCTCGGCGAGTGGCCCCAAGCGGGAAACGTGGAAGCGGGAGAAGGCCTGCCCGCGTACCGCGAGCTCGCGCGTGTGCTGGAGCCCTGGCTCTACCACGACACAAGCTCTGTCTATAACCAGGACTTTCCACCCGAGGACAAGCTCCGCTGGGAGCGCCGCTTCCTGGACTGA
- a CDS encoding DNA-methyltransferase, with protein MTSLPSPDSLRCINADSREPGGYRAALGDTRASLLHTDPPYCLLTRRRKGGDLRDTRAHKKIDQNPIVRFETVRDYRAFSEAWLSRAVEHLTPDAPLVIWTNLLGKEPILTAARGLGYPHLRGEYVWGKRTTDKNANEQTLRVYEVALVIARTPAPPLAPGDLPTVWAVVGGYDDEAEAARWGGHPHHKPFSVLEPLVRTYSRPGDTVLDPFAGSGSMPSAALRLGRRPACLEIEPEWAERVTRRLRETAAQEAQRASAR; from the coding sequence ATGACCTCCCTGCCCTCGCCGGACTCCCTTCGCTGCATCAACGCCGACTCGCGCGAGCCGGGCGGCTACCGTGCCGCCCTCGGCGACACGCGCGCCTCGCTGCTCCACACGGACCCGCCGTACTGCCTCCTCACGCGGCGCCGGAAGGGCGGGGACCTGCGGGACACGCGGGCCCACAAGAAAATCGACCAGAACCCCATCGTCCGCTTCGAGACGGTGCGCGACTACCGCGCCTTCTCCGAGGCCTGGCTCTCCCGCGCCGTCGAGCACCTCACCCCGGACGCGCCCCTCGTCATCTGGACGAACCTGCTGGGCAAGGAGCCCATCCTCACCGCGGCCCGGGGGCTGGGCTACCCGCACCTGCGCGGCGAGTACGTCTGGGGCAAGCGCACCACGGACAAGAACGCCAACGAGCAGACGCTCCGTGTGTACGAGGTCGCCCTCGTCATCGCCCGCACGCCCGCGCCGCCGCTCGCGCCCGGAGACCTGCCCACCGTCTGGGCCGTCGTCGGCGGCTACGACGACGAAGCCGAGGCCGCGCGCTGGGGGGGCCACCCGCACCACAAGCCCTTCTCCGTCCTCGAGCCCCTCGTGCGCACGTACAGCCGCCCCGGGGACACGGTGTTGGACCCGTTCGCCGGCAGCGGCTCCATGCCCTCCGCGGCGCTGCGGCTCGGCCGCCGGCCCGCCTGCCTCGAAATCGAGCCCGAGTGGGCCGAGCGCGTCACCCGCCGCCTCCGCGAGACGGCGGCCCAGGAGGCTCAGCGCGCCAGCGCGCGGTAG
- a CDS encoding dicarboxylate/amino acid:cation symporter, with product MKPHQKMLIGISAGAVAGLTANAVATAMARSASGISEGPLPAAVIAQHAPWLSWAADSVAAPVGQIFIRLLLMLVVPMLFSALVMGVAELDLKQVGRLGLRTLGYTVVFSAISVLIGLLLVNAIQPGAGLSDEARAMARGAPQVKAAPAPGETSFGSVFVSMVPTNPLKAAADGDFIGLIVFSLIFGMGLALTQGEAALRLKETIQGLYDVMMKLIDGVLRLAPFGVAALLFSMTARLGLGILAQLAAYVATVLLALGLHMFVVYSLSVRFLGGRNPIQFFRDIRLVMATAFSTASSSATLPTALKVAEENLKLPRNVSRFVLTAGSAMNQNGTALFEGVTVLFLAQVYGVPLSLPDQGLIMFICILAGIGTAGVPAGSIPVIAMILGMFKIPVEGLGLILGVDRFLDMCRTTLNVTGDLAAAVYVARGEPVDRPAGEGAADPSAS from the coding sequence ATGAAGCCGCACCAGAAGATGCTCATCGGCATTTCCGCCGGCGCGGTGGCGGGTCTCACCGCCAACGCGGTCGCCACCGCCATGGCCCGGAGCGCGTCCGGAATCTCGGAGGGGCCGCTCCCCGCCGCCGTCATCGCCCAGCATGCGCCCTGGCTGTCGTGGGCCGCGGACAGCGTGGCAGCGCCCGTGGGCCAGATTTTCATCCGCCTGCTCCTCATGCTGGTGGTGCCGATGCTCTTCTCCGCGCTCGTCATGGGCGTGGCGGAGCTGGACTTGAAGCAGGTGGGCCGACTGGGCCTGCGCACGCTGGGCTACACCGTCGTCTTCTCCGCCATCTCCGTCCTCATCGGCCTGCTGCTCGTCAACGCCATTCAGCCCGGCGCCGGCCTCAGCGACGAGGCGCGAGCCATGGCCCGAGGCGCCCCCCAGGTGAAGGCGGCCCCGGCGCCGGGGGAGACGTCGTTCGGCTCCGTGTTCGTCTCCATGGTGCCCACCAACCCGCTCAAGGCCGCCGCCGACGGGGACTTCATCGGCCTCATCGTCTTCTCGCTCATCTTCGGCATGGGCCTGGCGCTCACCCAGGGCGAGGCCGCCCTGCGGCTCAAGGAGACCATCCAGGGCCTCTACGACGTGATGATGAAGCTCATCGACGGCGTGCTGCGGCTGGCGCCCTTCGGCGTGGCCGCGCTGCTGTTCTCGATGACGGCCCGGCTGGGCCTGGGCATCCTCGCGCAGCTCGCCGCCTACGTGGCCACGGTGCTGCTGGCGCTGGGCCTCCACATGTTCGTCGTCTACTCGCTGTCGGTGCGCTTCCTGGGCGGGCGCAATCCCATCCAGTTCTTCCGCGACATCCGGCTCGTCATGGCGACGGCCTTCTCCACGGCCTCCTCCAGCGCCACGCTGCCCACGGCGCTCAAGGTGGCCGAGGAGAACCTGAAGCTGCCGCGCAACGTGTCGCGCTTCGTGCTCACGGCCGGCTCGGCGATGAACCAGAACGGCACGGCGCTCTTCGAGGGCGTCACCGTGCTCTTCCTCGCCCAGGTCTACGGCGTGCCGCTCAGCCTGCCGGACCAGGGGCTCATCATGTTCATCTGCATCCTGGCGGGCATTGGCACCGCGGGGGTGCCGGCGGGCTCCATCCCCGTCATCGCGATGATTCTGGGCATGTTCAAGATTCCGGTGGAGGGCCTGGGCCTCATCCTCGGCGTGGACCGCTTCCTGGACATGTGCCGCACCACGCTCAACGTCACCGGAGACCTGGCCGCGGCGGTGTACGTGGCGCGCGGCGAGCCGGTCGACCGTCCGGCAGGGGAGGGGGCAGCGGACCCTTCCGCTTCCTGA
- a CDS encoding FKBP-type peptidyl-prolyl cis-trans isomerase, whose amino-acid sequence MRVAKDSVVSLEYRLHLGDEQVIDQSAPGQPLAYLHGHRQIVPGLEGAIEGMSSGESKQVVVSPGQGYGEHDPEGVRTVPRNMLPPGFNPQPGQTLMAQTDQGDIPLRIQEVREDAVVVDLNHPLAGKTLHFDVTVREVRAATTEELTHGHVHGAGGHDHG is encoded by the coding sequence ATGAGGGTCGCCAAGGATTCCGTCGTCTCGCTGGAGTACCGGCTGCACCTGGGCGATGAGCAGGTCATCGACCAGAGCGCGCCCGGGCAGCCGCTCGCCTACCTGCACGGCCACCGGCAGATTGTCCCCGGCCTGGAGGGCGCCATCGAGGGCATGTCCTCCGGCGAGAGCAAGCAGGTGGTGGTGTCCCCGGGCCAGGGCTATGGCGAGCATGACCCCGAGGGCGTGCGCACGGTGCCGCGCAACATGTTGCCCCCCGGCTTCAACCCGCAGCCCGGCCAGACGCTGATGGCGCAGACGGACCAGGGCGACATCCCCCTGCGCATCCAGGAGGTGCGCGAGGACGCCGTCGTCGTGGACCTCAACCACCCGCTCGCCGGCAAGACGCTGCACTTCGACGTCACGGTGCGCGAGGTGCGCGCCGCGACGACCGAGGAGCTCACCCACGGCCACGTCCATGGCGCGGGCGGGCACGACCACGGCTGA